In Zhaonella formicivorans, one DNA window encodes the following:
- a CDS encoding efflux RND transporter periplasmic adaptor subunit — MKKQAYILLVALIFAALAASGCGQEKKTGAQEPALVPVEVAKVVQGSVEIADNVTGKITPSLEVNVVPKIGGKVAKVNVKVGDRVKAGQVLAELDTSEIAAQVKQAEAALVSAKGAIAIAEAQYKSAKDNLDRMEYLYEQGGISKQQLDGARTQYDVAQAQLNNAKNGSVQQAEAALELARTQLENAVITAPAAGIVAAVNVEPGELAAPSMPVVSIVDVNTVLAEFNLSEGQVGLVKKGAQMPVLVKTAGDKPVTGRVTEISPVADPRTKSFAVKLSIANKEQLLKPGMTAEIKLTLDEAQKALVIPVQSIMEQEEGRIVYVVNGDTAEARKITVILENETQAAVKGELAAGEEVVTVGKEQLQDKAKVKVVGGREK, encoded by the coding sequence ATGAAGAAGCAAGCGTACATACTCTTAGTGGCTTTAATATTTGCGGCTCTTGCCGCTAGCGGCTGCGGGCAGGAAAAAAAGACCGGGGCCCAGGAACCTGCACTAGTCCCCGTGGAGGTGGCCAAGGTTGTCCAGGGCAGCGTGGAGATTGCCGATAACGTGACCGGCAAAATCACCCCAAGCCTGGAGGTCAACGTGGTGCCCAAAATCGGCGGCAAGGTGGCCAAGGTAAATGTAAAGGTGGGTGACCGGGTAAAAGCGGGCCAGGTCCTGGCGGAGCTGGATACTTCGGAAATAGCCGCTCAGGTAAAACAGGCTGAAGCTGCGCTGGTTTCGGCCAAGGGGGCCATAGCTATTGCCGAAGCCCAGTACAAGTCAGCCAAAGACAACCTGGACAGGATGGAATACCTCTATGAGCAAGGGGGAATTTCCAAGCAGCAGCTGGATGGGGCCCGTACCCAGTATGACGTGGCCCAGGCCCAGTTGAATAACGCTAAAAACGGCAGCGTCCAGCAGGCGGAGGCGGCCCTGGAACTGGCCCGCACTCAGCTGGAGAATGCTGTAATTACCGCACCTGCTGCCGGGATTGTGGCAGCAGTCAACGTGGAACCGGGGGAATTGGCCGCGCCCAGCATGCCGGTGGTGAGCATTGTGGATGTAAACACGGTATTGGCTGAATTCAACCTAAGCGAAGGCCAGGTGGGGCTGGTGAAAAAGGGCGCTCAGATGCCGGTCTTGGTAAAAACGGCAGGGGATAAGCCTGTGACCGGCAGGGTTACTGAAATCAGCCCGGTGGCTGACCCCAGGACTAAGTCCTTTGCTGTGAAACTCTCTATAGCCAACAAAGAACAGCTGCTTAAACCAGGAATGACAGCGGAAATAAAATTGACTTTGGATGAGGCCCAAAAAGCCCTGGTGATACCGGTCCAGTCCATTATGGAACAGGAGGAAGGCCGGATCGTCTACGTGGTTAACGGTGATACTGCAGAGGCAAGAAAAATCACTGTAATCCTGGAAAATGAAACCCAGGCGGCCGTTAAGGGTGAGCTGGCTGCCGGCGAGGAAGTTGTAACCGTGGGCAAGGAACAGCTCCAGGACAAAGCCAAGGTCAAGGTGGTTGGCGGGAGGGAAAAATAA